Proteins encoded within one genomic window of Companilactobacillus zhachilii:
- a CDS encoding fructose-1,6-bisphosphatase, translated as MTKEFKNKSEIKSEIINLSAILSLPKGTEAFVSDVHGEYDEFAHIMRNGSGNTKQKIAELFTGRLTPASQKKLAFLIYYPSEILKRTKAKIGDDDELNQWYMDTFNNLIEVLRYTANKYTRSKVRKAISPEFVYITEELLYADVNAETKQYYYQDIMNSIVSLQEADDFIIATCHSIQRLVVDHVHIIGDIYDRGPHPDYIIEHLARHWQNFDFQWGNHDILWMGSIAGSKLCMLNLLRICARYDNLAILQDAYGIDLSSVMTLAKKYYQPLQSFNPKSDTGEIISAEKKTQDNCVQQAAAIMQFKLEGAAIKRNPDFQMENRLLLDKLSQDRKTITLNNQTYPIQDGCFQLVDWKNPYELTIEETAVLEDLIQQFIHSPKLNKHIKYLVDNGSMYLKYNDNLLLHGCIPVDEKGQLQSLTIAGKSYAGRQLFDYFDQKIRTALKSPTTTDSFTTDIIWYLWTGKMSPLFGKDKMTTFERYFIDNDSLHIEKLNPYYSLRKEEWFADQLLKEFGLNDDGHIINGHTPVKAGTSPIMANGKIFVIDGGMSKPYHKTTGIGGYTLLSNSYGLQLVTHEPFTTRAKAIEEMKDVVSTKRVIEQSVKRKLVSETDIGQKIKKQMNELILELGRLQKREN; from the coding sequence ATGACGAAAGAATTCAAAAATAAAAGCGAAATCAAGTCAGAAATAATCAATTTGTCAGCGATTTTAAGTTTACCAAAAGGGACAGAAGCGTTTGTCAGTGATGTTCATGGTGAATATGATGAATTCGCCCATATTATGCGCAATGGCTCTGGAAATACTAAACAGAAAATTGCTGAATTATTTACGGGACGATTAACCCCAGCCAGTCAAAAGAAATTGGCTTTTCTGATTTATTATCCATCGGAGATTTTGAAAAGAACCAAGGCCAAAATTGGCGACGATGATGAATTAAATCAATGGTATATGGATACTTTTAATAATTTAATTGAAGTTTTACGTTATACTGCCAACAAATATACTCGTTCCAAAGTCAGAAAGGCTATTTCTCCAGAGTTTGTTTATATTACCGAAGAGTTACTTTATGCCGATGTGAACGCTGAAACTAAGCAGTATTACTATCAAGATATTATGAACAGCATTGTCAGTTTGCAAGAAGCCGATGACTTTATTATTGCTACTTGTCACTCAATTCAACGTTTGGTTGTAGACCATGTCCACATAATTGGTGATATTTATGATCGTGGTCCGCATCCTGATTACATCATTGAACATTTAGCTCGTCATTGGCAAAATTTTGATTTTCAGTGGGGCAATCATGATATTTTGTGGATGGGCAGTATTGCTGGTTCTAAATTATGCATGTTAAATTTGTTAAGAATTTGCGCCCGTTACGATAATTTGGCTATTTTGCAGGATGCCTATGGGATTGATTTGAGCTCAGTTATGACGCTGGCTAAGAAATATTATCAACCGTTGCAGTCGTTTAATCCCAAGTCAGATACTGGAGAAATTATTTCAGCTGAGAAGAAAACCCAAGATAACTGTGTTCAACAAGCAGCGGCTATTATGCAATTTAAATTAGAAGGTGCAGCTATCAAACGCAACCCTGATTTTCAAATGGAAAATCGCTTGCTACTAGATAAACTGAGTCAGGACCGTAAGACCATCACTTTGAATAATCAAACTTACCCGATTCAAGATGGCTGTTTTCAATTAGTTGATTGGAAAAATCCATATGAATTAACGATTGAAGAAACCGCAGTGCTTGAAGACTTGATTCAACAGTTTATTCACTCACCCAAATTAAATAAACATATCAAATATTTGGTCGATAACGGCTCAATGTATCTCAAATATAATGACAATTTATTGTTGCATGGGTGTATTCCCGTTGATGAGAAAGGACAATTGCAGTCGCTAACGATTGCTGGAAAATCTTATGCTGGAAGGCAGTTATTTGATTACTTTGATCAGAAGATCCGAACGGCTCTAAAGAGTCCAACAACCACAGATTCATTTACAACCGATATTATTTGGTACTTGTGGACAGGTAAGATGTCGCCTTTATTTGGTAAAGATAAGATGACGACCTTTGAACGTTACTTTATTGATAACGATTCATTACATATTGAGAAATTAAATCCTTATTATTCATTACGTAAAGAGGAATGGTTTGCGGATCAATTACTAAAGGAATTTGGATTAAATGATGATGGACATATAATTAATGGTCATACACCAGTTAAGGCAGGAACATCACCAATTATGGCCAATGGCAAAATTTTTGTAATTGATGGTGGTATGTCGAAACCTTATCATAAGACCACTGGTATCGGTGGATATACATTGTTGTCAAATTCTTATGGTCTGCAATTAGTAACACACGAGCCATTCACTACCCGTGCTAAAGCTATCGAAGAGATGAAAGATGTTGTTTCAACCAAGCGCGTAATTGAACAATCAGTCAAACGTAAATTAGTCTCTGAAACAGATATTGGTCAAAAAATTAAGAAACAAATGAATGAGCTGATATTGGAGCTGGGCCGCCTCCAGAAGCGAGAAAATTAG
- a CDS encoding response regulator transcription factor: MKNTILIVEDERSLSSYVSKELQFEDFDVIIANDGAEAMDLYGKHQNELLLILLDWMLPKLDGMEVLRRIRKHDQVPVIVMTARDYIGDKVAGLDNGADDYITKPFEIEELLARVRVIQRRAEHLTEPDQTYQIADLVLNTKSHQVTRNDENVQLTRREYDLLLFFLQHVGQVFTRDELLDNVWGEDFLGQQNVVDVYVGYLRNKVDGKDNKPLIQTIRGVGYSIEDVTK; this comes from the coding sequence ATGAAAAACACTATTTTAATTGTTGAAGATGAGCGTAGTCTGTCTAGCTACGTTAGTAAGGAACTTCAGTTTGAAGATTTCGATGTCATTATTGCTAATGATGGTGCTGAAGCAATGGATTTATATGGAAAACATCAAAATGAATTACTGTTGATTTTATTAGATTGGATGCTTCCCAAACTTGATGGTATGGAGGTACTCCGTCGGATTCGTAAACACGACCAAGTCCCTGTTATTGTGATGACTGCTCGTGATTATATCGGTGACAAAGTTGCTGGTCTTGATAACGGTGCAGATGATTATATAACGAAACCTTTTGAAATTGAAGAACTTCTGGCCCGAGTACGTGTTATTCAACGGCGAGCTGAACACTTAACTGAACCCGATCAAACTTATCAGATTGCCGACTTAGTTTTGAATACTAAATCACATCAAGTGACACGAAACGATGAAAACGTTCAATTAACTCGTCGAGAATACGATTTACTACTTTTCTTCCTACAACATGTTGGACAAGTTTTCACACGTGATGAATTGCTAGACAATGTTTGGGGTGAAGATTTTCTCGGTCAACAAAATGTTGTTGATGTGTATGTCGGCTATTTACGAAATAAAGTTGATGGCAAAGATAACAAACCTTTGATTCAAACCATTCGGGGTGTCGGTTATTCGATTGAGGATGTGACAAAATGA
- a CDS encoding PadR family transcriptional regulator — translation MYELFILGQLMDHSMTGYSLRKAFIAIAGGDQAISFGTLYPLLDKLEQAQEISLSFKTVDNKRPQKLATITDKGRNHFYELINTTVAINKQTQLTFLMKVNFLHLLNQQQQVFVLEDFQDFSKDKLQHLQRRQADLKNNKHMVQADIDDVLLVKQLQIAWTQTQVDWVSQLLKQRREA, via the coding sequence ATGTACGAATTATTTATTCTGGGGCAATTGATGGACCATTCGATGACTGGTTATAGTTTGCGGAAGGCTTTCATCGCTATTGCTGGTGGTGATCAGGCGATTAGTTTTGGAACGTTATATCCGCTGCTGGATAAGCTCGAGCAAGCTCAAGAGATTAGTTTGAGTTTTAAAACGGTTGATAATAAACGTCCACAAAAGTTAGCAACGATAACTGACAAGGGCAGGAATCATTTTTACGAACTAATTAATACAACGGTTGCCATTAATAAGCAAACGCAATTGACCTTTTTAATGAAAGTAAATTTCTTACACTTATTGAATCAACAGCAACAAGTTTTTGTTCTAGAAGATTTTCAAGATTTTTCAAAAGACAAACTGCAACATCTTCAGAGACGTCAGGCTGATTTAAAAAATAATAAACATATGGTGCAGGCTGATATTGATGATGTGTTGCTTGTTAAACAGTTACAAATTGCTTGGACTCAGACCCAAGTAGATTGGGTATCACAACTTTTAAAACAAAGAAGAGAGGCTTAA
- a CDS encoding MFS transporter, whose translation MDSFAKDPEIQKHRWLILIAVCMFTFMSTLDGSIVNIALPVMSKDLRIPMSQAEWVVSIYLIVICALLLLFGKLGDAYGKIRVFKIGTILFTIGSLLCGLNSGLMFLLGARTLQAVGAAMTMSTNNGIITEVFPFNERGRALGTIGSFVALGSIAGPGVGGLILAHLHWGYIFLINVPVGIIAILLGMKVLPKDITLSKQKIDKTGSFLFALVMVTLFAGVFLGQEIGFIKIGVLALFIIALVSFIGFIKVELHVERPVLDLQIFRNTSFTISIFCAFLIFVANFFFNVISPFYLENARGLAANYAGYVLMTFPIVQVVVAPIAGAVSDKIGPKLLTFIGLILISISQIGYMFMSLATPMWIFMLFVGLVGLGNGIFQAPNNTIVMNSVEVKDLGIAGGINALARELGMIIGISVATTVLFSSMSHTAGHTVTSYIPSQPGLFISGMHVAFMVSLIICLVATVITGVRLLRK comes from the coding sequence ATGGACAGTTTTGCTAAAGATCCAGAGATTCAAAAGCATCGTTGGTTGATTTTGATTGCCGTTTGTATGTTTACTTTCATGTCAACCTTGGACGGAAGTATCGTCAATATCGCTTTACCAGTGATGAGTAAGGATTTACGTATTCCGATGAGCCAAGCGGAGTGGGTCGTTTCCATTTATTTAATTGTTATTTGTGCACTATTATTATTATTCGGAAAACTCGGAGATGCCTATGGTAAGATTCGAGTTTTCAAAATTGGGACAATTTTATTCACGATTGGTTCATTGCTTTGTGGACTGAATTCGGGGTTAATGTTCTTGCTAGGTGCTCGTACATTACAAGCTGTTGGGGCTGCTATGACGATGAGTACGAATAACGGAATCATTACTGAAGTTTTCCCGTTTAATGAACGTGGTCGAGCTTTGGGAACGATTGGTTCGTTTGTGGCTTTAGGTAGTATTGCTGGACCAGGTGTCGGAGGATTGATTTTGGCCCATTTGCATTGGGGCTATATCTTTTTAATCAATGTACCAGTGGGAATCATTGCGATTTTGTTAGGTATGAAAGTTTTACCTAAAGATATTACTTTATCGAAGCAGAAAATTGATAAAACTGGTTCTTTCTTATTTGCCCTCGTGATGGTGACTTTGTTTGCAGGAGTCTTTTTAGGACAGGAGATAGGCTTCATTAAAATCGGCGTTTTGGCTTTATTTATTATTGCTTTAGTTTCATTTATTGGTTTTATCAAAGTTGAATTACACGTGGAGCGTCCAGTATTAGATTTACAGATTTTTCGAAACACTAGTTTCACCATTAGTATCTTCTGTGCCTTTTTAATTTTTGTAGCTAACTTTTTCTTTAACGTGATTTCGCCATTTTATTTGGAAAATGCCCGTGGATTAGCTGCTAATTATGCAGGTTATGTATTGATGACCTTTCCAATCGTTCAAGTAGTTGTAGCACCAATTGCCGGAGCGGTTTCAGATAAAATCGGTCCTAAGTTATTGACATTTATCGGTCTGATTCTAATTTCTATTAGTCAAATTGGTTATATGTTCATGAGTTTGGCAACACCAATGTGGATCTTCATGCTCTTCGTTGGTTTAGTCGGTTTGGGTAATGGTATTTTCCAAGCACCAAATAACACGATTGTCATGAACTCGGTTGAAGTTAAAGATTTAGGAATTGCCGGTGGAATCAACGCTCTAGCTCGTGAATTAGGAATGATTATCGGTATTTCTGTAGCAACCACGGTTTTATTTTCATCAATGAGTCACACAGCAGGGCATACTGTAACTTCATATATCCCATCTCAACCGGGATTATTTATTTCGGGAATGCACGTAGCTTTTATGGTTTCTTTGATAATTTGTTTGGTTGCGACCGTAATTACTGGTGTTCGTTTGTTAAGAAAATAG
- a CDS encoding Fur family transcriptional regulator, whose translation MDKAIEVLKQNNYKITKQRTDLIDFLRKFTVQYVSINDIANYMRSLYPGMSNNTIYRNLKEFADIGLVEYQEKNKTLVKYQCDFSHRHHHHFVCKNCGKVTELKACPMEFFADQLPGYTIEGHAIEVYGLCADCTKKLKA comes from the coding sequence ATGGACAAAGCAATTGAAGTATTAAAACAAAATAATTATAAAATCACGAAACAACGGACTGACTTGATTGATTTTTTACGGAAATTTACGGTCCAATATGTTTCCATTAACGATATTGCCAATTATATGCGCTCACTTTACCCGGGGATGAGTAACAATACTATTTATCGGAACTTAAAGGAGTTTGCCGATATTGGTTTGGTTGAGTATCAGGAAAAAAATAAGACTTTGGTGAAGTATCAATGTGATTTTTCACATCGTCACCATCATCACTTTGTTTGTAAAAACTGTGGCAAGGTTACGGAACTAAAGGCTTGTCCGATGGAGTTCTTTGCTGATCAATTACCTGGATATACGATTGAAGGTCATGCGATTGAGGTTTATGGACTTTGTGCTGACTGTACCAAAAAATTAAAAGCTTAA
- a CDS encoding sensor histidine kinase yields the protein MKVTKKSPTYQELINNAIRKLVIIITLSISALILVVVGLQQYSQTVHEANGQMMSLYRSNIDDIPGFIQWSNQNNRHTKQNTVIRVKTKKSSITAASNRAGQEIMTTSTSKKFISQRKIMILPGQHIVYVQGYGLFLFYTRKDADTTYQLWTSLSRLINSLLLLLIIISIIVFVTLGFGTWWAQQLAAKLSAPTIELVKETRSTAKDADTDQPKLEVPDSPQEIQELGNAFNELLASQNQRLQREKDFVSNASHELKTPIAAIRGNINLIKRHGDKHPDVIPESLGFIDEESLRMQNLITNLLHLSRADRADLVLEDVNLSEIAEQLGKQYQKTLDHQLQLSIAPNLYILGNTDTLKQIIVALLDNANKYSPEKAPIILKLADINKKIELSVQDFGMGIPDDKKDLIFQRFYRVDTSHSTEIKGSGLGLSIVSQLVKINNASIKVLDNQPQGSIFTVSFDEVQSDN from the coding sequence ATGAAAGTCACGAAGAAATCACCCACTTATCAAGAATTAATTAATAATGCCATCAGAAAATTAGTTATCATCATAACTTTATCAATTAGCGCGCTCATTTTAGTCGTCGTCGGACTGCAACAATACTCACAAACGGTTCACGAAGCTAATGGACAAATGATGAGCCTATATCGTTCCAACATTGATGATATTCCCGGCTTCATCCAGTGGAGTAATCAAAATAACCGTCATACCAAACAAAATACCGTAATTCGGGTTAAAACTAAAAAGTCATCTATCACGGCTGCTTCCAATCGAGCTGGACAGGAAATTATGACTACTTCAACTTCTAAAAAATTCATCAGCCAACGAAAAATCATGATTCTTCCCGGACAACATATTGTCTACGTTCAAGGCTATGGACTTTTTCTCTTCTACACACGTAAAGATGCCGATACTACCTATCAACTTTGGACCAGTCTGAGCCGGCTAATTAATAGTTTGTTACTATTATTAATTATTATTAGTATCATCGTTTTCGTCACCCTGGGATTCGGGACTTGGTGGGCTCAACAATTAGCTGCTAAATTGAGTGCTCCGACAATTGAACTAGTCAAGGAAACTCGCAGTACAGCTAAAGATGCTGACACTGATCAGCCAAAACTTGAAGTACCCGACAGTCCACAGGAAATTCAAGAATTGGGAAATGCCTTCAATGAATTATTGGCATCACAAAATCAACGACTTCAACGAGAAAAAGATTTTGTTTCCAACGCTTCACATGAATTAAAGACACCCATTGCTGCAATCAGAGGAAATATCAATCTGATTAAACGCCATGGTGATAAACATCCAGATGTCATCCCCGAATCACTTGGTTTTATTGATGAAGAATCACTGCGGATGCAAAATTTGATTACCAACCTACTTCATTTATCACGAGCCGATCGAGCTGATTTAGTTTTGGAAGACGTTAATTTATCGGAAATTGCTGAACAACTTGGTAAGCAATATCAAAAGACCTTAGACCATCAGTTGCAACTATCCATTGCTCCGAATTTGTATATCTTAGGAAATACCGATACTTTAAAACAAATTATCGTCGCATTGTTAGATAATGCCAATAAGTATTCACCAGAAAAAGCCCCAATTATTTTGAAACTTGCTGATATCAATAAAAAAATTGAGCTATCAGTTCAAGACTTTGGTATGGGAATACCTGACGATAAAAAAGATTTGATCTTCCAACGTTTCTATCGCGTGGATACATCACATTCGACCGAAATTAAAGGCAGTGGCCTAGGATTATCGATTGTTTCTCAATTGGTTAAAATCAATAACGCTTCAATTAAAGTTTTGGACAATCAACCACAAGGCTCTATTTTTACAGTAAGTTTTGATGAGGTTCAAAGTGATAATTAA